CCGACTGGTGATGGTCGAGCGCTTGTTGTAGTGAGCTAGACGAGACGCTTCGGCAGCAATTCGCTcgaaaatatcatttacaaagcTGTTCATTATGCTCATCGCCTTCGACGAAATTCCGGTGTCAGGATGGACCTGCTTGAGAACCTTGTAAATGTAGATGGCATAGCTCTCCTTCCTTTtgcgcttctttttcttgtcgGTCTTGGTGATGTTCTTCTGAGCCTTGCCAGCCTTCTTGGCTGCCTTTCCACTAGTTTTCGGAGGCATTGTTCACGttacttatattttcacaaacaCAATTCACTTATCGTAATGTGGGCCCGAACGCGTTCAcgtttatactttttttcgaGCAGTCAATTCAGGTCTAAGTCACCCACCCCTAACTGAATGCGCGGGCAAAcggaaaagtataaatatttcgctGTCGGGGTTAGGCGAGCATTCGTGTTCCGTGTGTAAAGTGAACTAAGTGAAATAAACGCAAAGCAAAATGTCTGGACGTGGAAAAGGTGGCAAAGTGAAGGGAAAGGCAAAGTCCCGCTCAAACCGTGCCGGTCTTCAATTCCCTGTGGGCCGTATTCACCGTTTGCTCCGGAAGGGAAACTACGCAGAGCGTGTTGGTGCAGGCGCTCCAGTTTACCTAGCTGCCGTAATGGAATATCTGGCCGCTGAGGTTCTCGAGTTGGCTGGCAATGCTGCTCGTGACAACAAGAAGACTAGAATTATTCCGCGTCATCTGCAACTGGCCATCCGCAACGACGAGGAGTTAAACAAGCTGCTCTCCGGCG
The sequence above is a segment of the Drosophila melanogaster chromosome 2L genome. Coding sequences within it:
- the His2B:CG33870 gene encoding histone H2B — protein: MPPKTSGKAAKKAGKAQKNITKTDKKKKRKRKESYAIYIYKVLKQVHPDTGISSKAMSIMNSFVNDIFERIAAEASRLAHYNKRSTITSREIQTAVRLLLPGELAKHAVSEGTKAVTKYTSSK
- the His2A:CG33862 gene encoding histone H2A, which gives rise to MSGRGKGGKVKGKAKSRSNRAGLQFPVGRIHRLLRKGNYAERVGAGAPVYLAAVMEYLAAEVLELAGNAARDNKKTRIIPRHLQLAIRNDEELNKLLSGVTIAQGGVLPNIQAVLLPKKTEKKA